From Bacteroidales bacterium, the proteins below share one genomic window:
- a CDS encoding TIR domain-containing protein — protein sequence MNRAFLSHSSKQKDLVRKIANSLGKAQCVFDDFEFESGMKVFDEIKKGIGNSDIFVFFISNDSLNSDWVKTEITEIKNLIDDGINKQFYPILIDNSINVSTDSRIPSWIRKYLLKPITNHFIIFKKIKQRLREISIEKNPIFKAKESLFVGRQDVFDQFEAKIYSVDDIEPKSIIVSGFEGIGRRTFLRKALQRDNRINDTYVPIYITLDSKESIEDFMLKLQDSNGENSKDFLEQLNELEYEQKIDGAKKLLLDVKKSNEYIFIIDSGCIIQPTKQISKWFLEIINDREFDNTFTLCIISLFRPSNDVLRNNKDLLLHFNLTSLSEKDTEKLFVKYCSLLHIDLKREQSLEILSLLNGIPAQTHYAVEQINEFGIFDTIKNKQDIIDFGETKVFYLIDDIKKKGSFAFDLLVLLSNFEFISYDLLYSIVGNTDEVNELLEDFFIKSVFDLIGASKEYIKIHYAIADFLTRSKAKLNPTYQQKIKNNLTEFIQNEGKTTDFQDISELLHSVKGAIINGLSLPHRYYVPSFVLKTIVELYSKEKYTTVVSLIDKVLENQRKLAENSIREFRYWLCLSLARLSDIRFETEVQSIEGTDYKFLLGFYYRIKKQYDSAEQYLKEAIKKNPNSQKSKRELVNVLLVKNKFSEALDLSKSNYENQKLNAFHIQAYFICLTRKHYISNADIDILNELLKNIKRSFETKAENIATVMQGEYEYYVNKDISKSISILKECVNKEKNKYYPKKALAEIYRRQSMLAALNELEAKYKDVLESYDVG from the coding sequence ATGAATAGAGCATTTTTATCACACAGTAGTAAACAAAAGGATTTAGTTAGGAAAATTGCAAATAGTTTAGGTAAAGCGCAATGTGTGTTTGATGATTTTGAATTTGAGTCAGGCATGAAAGTATTCGATGAAATTAAAAAAGGTATAGGTAATAGTGATATCTTTGTATTCTTTATTTCTAATGACTCTCTCAATTCAGATTGGGTAAAAACAGAAATAACCGAAATAAAGAACTTGATTGATGATGGAATAAATAAACAATTTTATCCAATTCTAATTGATAATTCCATCAATGTTTCAACAGATAGCAGAATACCGAGTTGGATCAGAAAATATTTATTAAAACCTATAACAAATCATTTTATTATTTTTAAAAAAATAAAGCAGAGATTAAGAGAAATTTCCATAGAAAAAAATCCTATTTTCAAAGCAAAAGAATCATTATTTGTAGGAAGACAAGATGTTTTTGACCAATTTGAGGCAAAAATTTATAGTGTTGATGACATAGAACCTAAATCAATAATTGTATCAGGTTTCGAAGGTATAGGAAGAAGAACTTTTTTAAGAAAAGCACTTCAAAGAGATAATAGAATAAATGACACCTATGTCCCAATTTATATTACTCTTGATAGTAAAGAAAGTATTGAAGATTTTATGTTAAAATTGCAGGACTCAAATGGAGAAAACTCGAAAGATTTTTTAGAACAATTAAATGAACTTGAATATGAGCAAAAAATTGATGGTGCAAAAAAACTTTTATTAGATGTCAAAAAATCAAATGAATACATTTTTATAATTGACTCTGGATGTATAATTCAACCTACAAAACAAATATCAAAGTGGTTTTTAGAAATTATTAATGATAGAGAATTTGATAATACATTTACTCTATGCATCATCTCTCTCTTTAGACCTTCTAATGATGTTTTAAGAAATAATAAAGATTTATTATTACATTTTAATCTTACAAGTTTATCAGAAAAAGACACAGAAAAACTTTTTGTAAAATATTGTTCTCTTTTGCATATTGACTTAAAAAGGGAACAATCGCTTGAAATTTTATCCCTATTGAATGGAATACCAGCACAAACTCATTACGCTGTAGAACAGATAAATGAGTTTGGAATATTTGATACTATTAAAAATAAGCAAGACATTATTGATTTTGGAGAAACAAAGGTATTTTATTTAATTGACGATATTAAAAAGAAAGGCAGCTTTGCATTCGATCTTTTAGTGTTATTATCTAATTTTGAATTTATAAGTTACGATTTATTATATTCAATCGTTGGAAATACCGATGAAGTAAACGAATTGTTAGAAGATTTTTTTATAAAAAGTGTTTTTGATTTAATTGGTGCTAGCAAAGAATACATAAAGATCCATTATGCAATCGCAGATTTTTTAACACGTTCAAAAGCAAAATTAAATCCCACTTATCAACAAAAAATCAAAAACAACCTTACAGAATTTATTCAAAATGAAGGAAAAACAACTGATTTTCAAGATATATCAGAATTGTTGCATTCCGTAAAAGGTGCAATAATTAATGGATTATCATTACCTCATAGATACTATGTGCCTTCTTTTGTTTTAAAAACTATTGTTGAGCTTTATTCTAAGGAAAAATATACAACGGTTGTATCACTTATAGATAAAGTTTTAGAAAATCAAAGAAAACTAGCCGAAAATTCAATTAGAGAATTTAGATATTGGTTATGTTTATCTTTGGCAAGGTTATCAGATATTCGTTTTGAAACCGAAGTACAATCAATAGAGGGGACAGATTACAAATTTTTGCTAGGTTTTTATTATCGAATAAAAAAACAATATGATTCAGCCGAACAATATTTAAAAGAAGCTATCAAAAAAAACCCTAATTCACAAAAATCTAAAAGAGAATTAGTCAATGTACTTTTAGTAAAAAATAAATTTTCAGAGGCTCTTGATTTATCAAAATCAAATTATGAAAATCAAAAACTTAATGCTTTTCATATACAAGCATATTTTATATGCTTAACGCGAAAACACTATATCTCTAACGCAGATATAGATATACTTAATGAACTTTTGAAAAATATTAAAAGAAGTTTTGAAACTAAAGCGGAAAATATTGCAACTGTAATGCAAGGAGAATATGAGTATTATGTTAATAAAGACATTTCAAAATCAATTTCTATCTTAAAGGAATGTGTCAACAAAGAGAAAAATAAATATTATCCTAAAAAAGCATTAGCAGAAATATATCGAAGACAATCTATGCTTGCTGCATTAAATGAACTTGAAGCAAAATATAAAGATGTTTTGGAGAGTTATGATGTTGGTTGA